The Brevibacterium atlanticum genome segment GACGACTTTTTCGAGTTTCGCGTTACCCGAGCGCCGAGGTGGCCGCAAGGGCGCTCAGTGAGTCGCGTCGGCGTCGGTGTCCAGCTCGTAGCTGGGTTCGTGGCGTTTGACGATTGTGATCACCCGGTAGGTCACGGGCATGAGGATGACCTCGACGGCGACCTTGTAGACGAAGCCGACGATGATGTAGTTGAGGAAGTCGAGTCCCGGAATGACCCCGGCGAAGGCGATGATGCAGAAGAGCAGCGTGTCGACGAATTCGCCGACTCCGGTCGAGGTGAGCAGCCGGACCCACAGCTTCGATTCGCCCATCCGCTTCTTCACGGCCACGAGCACCCACGAGTTGAGCAGCTGGCCGACGAAGTACCCAACGAGTGAGGCTGCGACGATGCGCGGGTAGAAACCGAGGACCGCGGCGAACGCGTCCTGGTTCTCATAGCCGGGTCCCGGCGGGGAGATGAGCACGAGCCAGAAGACGAAGGTCGCGAGGATCTGCAGGCCGAAGCCGGTGATCA includes the following:
- a CDS encoding queuosine precursor transporter yields the protein MPATTPESESGRPESESGRPDRTNDSAPSNTATRLAAFASSRGRYYAVFLAVFCAVLIISNISATKVIGFGPIVTDGGAFLFPIAYILGDVISEVYGFRAARKAVITGFGLQILATFVFWLVLISPPGPGYENQDAFAAVLGFYPRIVAASLVGYFVGQLLNSWVLVAVKKRMGESKLWVRLLTSTGVGEFVDTLLFCIIAFAGVIPGLDFLNYIIVGFVYKVAVEVILMPVTYRVITIVKRHEPSYELDTDADATH